A single window of Myxocyprinus asiaticus isolate MX2 ecotype Aquarium Trade chromosome 48, UBuf_Myxa_2, whole genome shotgun sequence DNA harbors:
- the LOC127437506 gene encoding protein preY, mitochondrial-like, with amino-acid sequence MSHYVLRRLVTGVLSVHRSVNYQPLLSARSSVKIQQSSWTDGLKDSQAFDVSILEFLVCPLSKKTLRYDEKNNQLINEELGIAYPIIDGIPNMIPQDARMIQKAEATEKPIES; translated from the exons ATGTCTCATTATGTTTTGAGAAGACTTGTCACTGGAGTTTTAAGCGTGCACAGATCTGTGAATTATCAGCCACTCCTCAGTGCCAGAAGCTCTGTTAAGATACAACAGAGTAGCTGGACTGATGGACTGAAGGACAGTCAGGCGTTCGATGTCTCTATTCTTGAGTTTCTGGTGTGTCCACTGTCCAAAAAAACCTTGAG GTATGATGAAAAGAACAATCAATTGATAAACGAAGAGCTTGGCATCGCATATCCTATAATTGATGGTATTCCTAACATGATTCCACAAGATGCGCGAATGATCCAGAAGGCCGAAGCAACTGAAAAACCCATTGAATCCTAA